GTAGCCGTCGAGGGAGGTGATGAAGTCGACAAGCAGTGTCCCGTCCATGGTCCGAAGCTACGCCTGCTTTCCGGTTTCGACCAGGGCCCGTGCGGGGCCGACGTCGACTAGGTTGGGCGGCAGCATTCAGGGAAGGAACGAGATGTCCCACCAGCACGAGCACCGGGTCAGCGACGCGGATCCCAAGGAGTTCTGGGAGGAGCGCTACGGCTCGGCCCAGGTGTGGTCGGGTCGGGTGAACGCAGCCCTGGCCGACGTGGCCGCGACGCTTCCTGTCGGCGACGCGCTGGACCTCGGCTGCGGCGAGGGCGGTGACGTCATCTGGCTCGCAGAACACGGCTGGGCCGCCGTCGGGGTCGACATCTCGGCCACGGCCGTCGGACGGGCGCGGGCGGCCGCTGAAGCGCGGGGCCTGGGGGAGGACCGGGCGTCCTTCAGGGACGCCGACCTGACGCGACTCGACTCCTCCGACAGGTTCGACCTCGTGACGGCGAGCTTCCTGCAGTCCCCGGTGGCCCTGGCACGCCGGGATATCCTGCGCGCGGCCGCCGAGCTGATCCGTCCCGGGGGACACCTGCTGCTCACCACCCACGCGGCACCGCCCCCGTGGGCCGATGCGACCAACCGCGCCGCGTTCCATCACTTCACGCCCGAGCAGGAGGTCGCTGACCTCGACCTACCGGCGGAGGAGTGGGAGACGGTGATCGCCGAGATCCGGGCGCGGTCCGCCGTCGGCCCCGACGGCACCCCAGCGGAGCTGGATGACTGTGTCGTGCTGCTGCGCCGTCGAGAGTCGGCCCAGGCCTGACCCGGGACGGGCCAGTTGGACCGCAGCGGCTGATGTCCGCTAGAGTTCCTTCTCGGATCGGTAACGGTCCGGCGGGCTGTAGCGCAGCTTGGTAGCGCACTTGACTGGGGGTCAAGGGGTCGCAGGTTCAAATCCTGTCAGCCCGACGAAAGCCCTAGTGAGACTAGTTTCTCACTAGGGGCTTTCTGCTTTTCAGGCAAATGTCACCGCTGATGTCACCGCCGTCACGAACTGGCTGAAAAGGTCGCCGCCAATGATCAGCTGTCCCTGACGAATCAGGGTGGAGCCGTGATGATGAAGGTTCCGCC
The DNA window shown above is from Tessaracoccus defluvii and carries:
- a CDS encoding class I SAM-dependent methyltransferase, producing the protein MSHQHEHRVSDADPKEFWEERYGSAQVWSGRVNAALADVAATLPVGDALDLGCGEGGDVIWLAEHGWAAVGVDISATAVGRARAAAEARGLGEDRASFRDADLTRLDSSDRFDLVTASFLQSPVALARRDILRAAAELIRPGGHLLLTTHAAPPPWADATNRAAFHHFTPEQEVADLDLPAEEWETVIAEIRARSAVGPDGTPAELDDCVVLLRRRESAQA